In one Bactrocera tryoni isolate S06 chromosome 5, CSIRO_BtryS06_freeze2, whole genome shotgun sequence genomic region, the following are encoded:
- the LOC120776777 gene encoding uncharacterized protein LOC120776777 — translation MAVLERNGNLNIWWFPKEFSQSRYGEYHHSGTNSCTLITLILADMVAKEGRGFYCQRMQDLPPRAVEIFAEGINKGNSAYAHLITANAGVPESGGVAQQMTANQNLNIPDALNVLKRQPHFRLKEWFFTHMQADPERESCRTIALRLLQAVNTGLQQFRQAGKANEHFLFAAMISDNRTVLFVIEFPANLITFFDSHQHGRDAGAVVAQCNIRDMYDMMNWFVNMNHDVYSSQPHIYEVSFLLPDPTGLPTPSKVEKCEVTQLKNNMSLAKKMQKK, via the coding sequence ATGGCGGTCCTCGAGCGCAATGGCAACTTGAATATCTGGTGGTTCCCCAAGGAGTTCAGTCAGTCGCGCTACGGTGAATACCATCACAGCGGCACCAATTCGTGTACTCTAATCACGCTCATCCTGGCCGATATGGTCGCGAAAGAGGGGCGTGGATTCTATTGCCAACGTATGCAGGATTTACCGCCGCGTGCTGTAGAAATCTTTGCCGAAGGTATCAACAAGGGCAACAGCGCCTACGCACATCTGATCACCGCCAATGCGGGGGTGCCGGAGAGCGGCGGCGTTGCCCAACAAATGACGGCCAATCAAAATCTCAACATACCGGATGCGCTGAATGTGCTCAAGCGCCAGCCGCACTTTCGCTTGAAGGAGTGGTTTTTCACACACATGCAAGCCGATCCGGAACGTGAGTCGTGCCGCACCATTGCGCTGCGTCTGCTGCAGGCGGTCAATACCGGTTTGCAGCAGTTTCGGCAGGCGGGCAAGGCCAATGAGCATTTCCTCTTCGCTGCAATGATTTCCGACAATCGCACCGTTCTATTTGTTATCGAATTTCCGGCGAACCTGATCACCTTCTTCGATTCGCATCAGCATGGACGTGACGCGGGTGCTGTGGTGGCGCAGTGCAACATCCGCGACATGTACGACATGATGAATTGGTTCGTGAATATGAATCACGATGTCTACTCCAGTCAACCGCACATTTATGAGGTCTCTTTTCTATTACCCGATCCAACGGGTTTGCCAACGCCTTCAAAGGTCGAGAAATGCGAGGTAACACAATTAAAGAATAATATGTCGCTGGCGAAGAAAATGCAGAAGAAATGA